In Hasllibacter sp. MH4015, the following proteins share a genomic window:
- a CDS encoding HAD-IA family hydrolase, whose protein sequence is MNPQPKAILFGAIGTLCETSELQRQSFNAAFRDAGLDWEWGREAYREMLRQPGGKDRIAAYAEEKGVEVDAERLHRAKVAHFRARVGQEGLALRAGVAEVIERAKAAEIALGFATTTGSDTVDLIFEGLEGKLTRSDFAFIGDRDIVTDSKPSPEIYRLALSQLGLSPGEAIAIEDTPESAQSAVDAGIECIGFPGEAARSRAFPEGVTHIVDRLEPVFCGLGRHAA, encoded by the coding sequence ATGAACCCCCAACCCAAAGCCATCCTGTTCGGTGCCATCGGCACCCTGTGCGAGACATCCGAATTGCAGCGGCAGAGTTTCAACGCCGCGTTCCGCGATGCGGGGCTGGATTGGGAATGGGGGCGGGAGGCCTACCGCGAGATGTTGCGCCAACCCGGCGGCAAGGACCGGATCGCCGCCTATGCCGAGGAGAAGGGCGTGGAGGTCGATGCCGAGCGGCTGCACCGCGCTAAGGTCGCCCATTTCCGCGCCCGCGTGGGCCAAGAGGGATTGGCGCTGCGCGCGGGCGTGGCGGAGGTGATCGAACGGGCCAAGGCGGCCGAGATCGCGCTGGGCTTTGCGACCACCACGGGCAGTGACACGGTCGACCTGATCTTCGAGGGGCTGGAGGGCAAGCTGACCCGCAGCGATTTCGCGTTCATCGGGGATCGGGATATCGTCACCGACAGCAAACCATCGCCCGAAATCTATCGTCTTGCCCTGTCGCAGCTGGGGTTGAGCCCGGGCGAGGCGATCGCCATCGAAGACACGCCCGAAAGCGCGCAATCCGCCGTGGATGCCGGGATCGAATGTATCGGGTTCCCCGGTGAAGCCGCCCGAAGCCGCGCCTTCCCGGAGGGCGTGACCCATATCGTCGACCGGCTGGAGCCGGTCTTCTGCGGATTGGGGCGGCATGCGGCCTGA
- a CDS encoding peptidoglycan DD-metalloendopeptidase family protein, producing the protein MPLHAPSFIARGLSLLAPLALAACVGAPADWDFDFRPNAPRGEPVIADRPDPDSRGLISYDSYQVAVARRGDTVGDVAARIGLTAEELATFNGRAAGDELRAGEVLALPRRVDGGAPGGGTDIASIAQGAIDAAETRGGTTGTAPQTPGGVEPVRHRISRGETAYSVARLYGVSVRSLAEWNGLGPDLAVREGQYLLIPIVIETAQAPTATAPGDSVAPLPPSAANPLPDGIETAALPPLEGTATGSTPAAAPAPAAAPQQSSARLIRPVDGSVLRGYGSGGNEGIDISASTGTPVRAAADGTVAAITQDTDQVPILVVRHADGLLTVYANIQNIAVSRGDRVSRGQTVAQVGGGDPSFLHFEVRRGFEAVDPNDYLP; encoded by the coding sequence ATGCCCCTCCACGCTCCGAGTTTTATCGCCCGCGGCCTGTCGCTTCTGGCGCCCCTGGCCCTTGCTGCTTGCGTGGGCGCGCCCGCCGATTGGGATTTCGATTTCCGCCCCAATGCGCCGCGCGGCGAACCCGTGATCGCCGACCGCCCCGATCCCGACAGCCGGGGCCTGATTTCCTATGACAGTTACCAGGTGGCTGTGGCCCGCCGGGGCGATACGGTGGGCGATGTCGCCGCCCGCATCGGCCTGACGGCCGAAGAGCTTGCCACCTTTAACGGGCGCGCTGCCGGTGACGAATTGCGCGCGGGCGAGGTGTTGGCCCTGCCCCGTCGCGTGGATGGCGGCGCCCCGGGCGGCGGCACCGACATCGCCTCCATCGCGCAAGGTGCCATCGACGCGGCCGAGACGCGCGGCGGCACAACCGGCACCGCGCCCCAGACGCCGGGCGGCGTGGAACCGGTGCGCCATCGCATTTCGCGCGGGGAAACCGCTTATTCCGTGGCGCGCCTTTACGGCGTGTCCGTGCGCAGCTTGGCGGAATGGAACGGGCTTGGCCCCGATCTGGCCGTGCGTGAAGGCCAGTACCTGCTGATCCCCATCGTGATCGAAACCGCCCAGGCCCCCACCGCCACCGCGCCCGGCGACAGCGTGGCACCCCTGCCGCCATCGGCCGCCAATCCGCTGCCCGACGGGATTGAAACGGCAGCCCTTCCGCCCCTGGAAGGCACCGCGACCGGCTCCACCCCCGCCGCGGCGCCCGCGCCCGCCGCCGCTCCCCAGCAATCCTCCGCCCGCCTGATCCGGCCCGTCGACGGCTCCGTGCTGCGCGGCTACGGCTCCGGCGGGAACGAGGGGATCGACATCTCCGCCTCCACCGGAACGCCCGTGCGCGCCGCCGCCGATGGCACCGTCGCCGCGATCACCCAGGACACCGACCAGGTCCCGATCCTGGTCGTGCGCCATGCCGACGGGCTTCTGACGGTCTACGCCAATATCCAGAACATCGCCGTGTCGCGCGGCGACCGGGTCAGCCGGGGCCAGACCGTGGCCCAGGTGGGCGGTGGCGACCCCTCGTTCCTGCATTTCGAGGTGCGGCGCGGGTTCGAAGCGGTCGATCCGAACGACTACCTGCCCTAG
- the surE gene encoding 5'/3'-nucleotidase SurE — translation MRILITNDDGINAPGLRVLHAIAADLAGDENVWIVAPAFEQSGVAHCISYTHPTMISEFGPRRFAAEGSPADCVLAGLHDVLKDNPPDLILSGVNKGNNSAENTLYSGTIGAAIEGALQGYKAIALSQYYGPGNISLDDPFEAAAAHGADVVRKILAAPGAFARHPYKTFYNVNFPPVPAAGVKGTRAVAQGFRENNTGFGLRADIAPNGRKFLWVTGAPQNVSSGADTDATVNLDGYISVTPMHADLTAHEELAALKAAVE, via the coding sequence ATGCGTATCCTCATCACCAATGACGACGGCATCAACGCCCCCGGCCTGCGGGTTCTGCATGCCATCGCAGCCGATCTTGCGGGGGATGAGAATGTCTGGATCGTCGCGCCCGCGTTCGAGCAATCGGGCGTCGCCCATTGCATCTCCTACACCCATCCCACGATGATCTCCGAATTCGGGCCGCGCCGCTTCGCCGCGGAGGGCTCGCCCGCCGATTGCGTCCTTGCGGGCCTGCATGATGTGCTCAAGGACAACCCGCCGGACCTGATCTTGTCGGGCGTGAACAAGGGCAACAATTCCGCGGAGAACACGCTCTATTCCGGAACCATCGGGGCCGCCATCGAAGGCGCCCTGCAAGGGTACAAAGCCATCGCGCTGTCGCAATATTACGGGCCGGGCAACATCTCCCTCGATGATCCGTTCGAGGCCGCCGCCGCCCACGGGGCCGATGTCGTGCGCAAGATCCTTGCCGCACCGGGTGCCTTCGCGCGCCACCCTTACAAGACCTTCTACAACGTCAACTTCCCCCCCGTCCCCGCCGCCGGGGTGAAGGGGACGCGCGCCGTGGCCCAGGGCTTCCGGGAAAACAATACGGGCTTCGGTCTGCGCGCGGATATCGCGCCCAACGGGCGTAAGTTCCTTTGGGTCACGGGCGCGCCGCAAAACGTGTCCTCGGGGGCTGATACGGACGCGACCGTCAACCTCGACGGCTACATCTCCGTCACGCCGATGCATGCCGACCTGACCGCCCATGAGGAGCTTGCCGCGCTGAAAGCCGCAGTGGAATGA
- the serS gene encoding serine--tRNA ligase codes for MHDIRMIRDNPAAFDEGLSRRGLSAQSAAILAIDEARRAAITAAETAQADRNAASKDVGKAKASGDEAEFERLRALVSEKKDEIARLEEEAKARDAELTTILEAIPNLPYDDVPVGADEDDNVELHRRGTPRDFDFTPVEHFDIPAVKPGMDFETAAKLSGSRFVLLSGAVARLHRALSQFMLDVHTLENGLTEVNAPVLVRNETMYGTGQLPKFGEDSYETTNGWWLIPTSEVSLTNIVAGHTISHDYLPRRYTAHSLCFRSEAGSAGRDTAGMLRQHQFEKVEMVSVTHPEKSDAEQQRMLGCAEGILDRLNIPYRTVVLCTGDMGFGARRTYDIEAWLPGQNTYREISSVSTCGDFQARRMNARFKPEGGGKPEFVHTLNGSGLAVGRCLIAVLENGQEADGSVTLPDALHSYLGGKTRIAPDGTWA; via the coding sequence ATGCACGACATCCGCATGATCCGCGACAACCCCGCCGCCTTCGACGAAGGCCTCTCGCGCCGTGGTCTCTCCGCCCAATCCGCCGCGATCCTCGCCATTGACGAGGCGCGCCGTGCCGCCATCACCGCCGCTGAGACCGCCCAGGCCGACCGCAATGCTGCGTCCAAGGACGTGGGCAAAGCCAAGGCCAGTGGCGACGAGGCCGAATTCGAACGCCTCCGCGCGCTCGTCTCTGAAAAGAAAGACGAAATCGCCCGCCTGGAGGAGGAAGCGAAAGCCAGGGACGCTGAGCTGACGACCATTCTGGAGGCCATTCCGAACCTGCCCTACGACGACGTTCCCGTGGGCGCGGACGAAGACGACAATGTCGAACTCCACCGCCGGGGCACGCCCCGTGACTTCGACTTCACGCCGGTTGAGCATTTCGACATCCCCGCCGTCAAACCCGGCATGGATTTCGAGACGGCGGCCAAACTCTCTGGCAGCCGCTTCGTTCTGCTGTCTGGCGCCGTCGCCCGCCTCCATCGCGCGCTGTCGCAATTCATGCTCGATGTCCACACCCTTGAGAACGGCCTGACCGAAGTGAACGCCCCCGTTCTTGTCCGGAACGAGACGATGTACGGCACCGGCCAATTGCCGAAATTCGGGGAGGACAGCTACGAGACGACCAACGGATGGTGGCTCATCCCGACCTCCGAAGTCAGCCTGACCAACATCGTCGCGGGCCATACGATCAGCCACGATTACCTGCCCCGCCGCTATACCGCCCATTCCCTCTGTTTCCGGTCCGAGGCCGGCTCCGCAGGCCGCGACACGGCGGGTATGCTGCGCCAGCACCAGTTCGAAAAGGTGGAGATGGTCTCCGTCACCCACCCGGAGAAAAGCGACGCGGAACAACAGCGTATGCTGGGATGTGCCGAGGGTATCCTGGATCGGCTGAACATTCCCTACCGGACGGTTGTCCTCTGCACCGGCGACATGGGTTTCGGCGCGCGGCGCACCTACGATATCGAGGCATGGTTGCCCGGTCAGAACACCTATCGGGAGATCTCCTCCGTCTCCACCTGCGGGGATTTCCAGGCGCGGCGGATGAATGCGCGCTTCAAGCCCGAAGGCGGCGGCAAGCCCGAATTCGTCCACACGCTCAACGGCTCCGGCCTCGCCGTGGGTCGCTGCCTGATCGCGGTGCTGGAAAACGGGCAGGAGGCGGACGGCTCCGTCACCCTGCCCGACGCGCTGCACTCCTATCTCGGCGGCAAGACCCGGATCGCGCCGGACGGCACCTGGGCGTAA
- a CDS encoding cyclopropane-fatty-acyl-phospholipid synthase family protein: MWDRILDRMLRDFVQRGALALTFPDGTRKVYGDAARAPVELTLNDPSLPRRLVLNTDLAVGEGYMDGTLTIAQDDLEGFLSLATANAARSDNVWWRAISARIHTARRVFDQWNPAHKARQNVAHHYDLSSDLYDLFLDEDRQYSCAYFRDPSMTLDQAQAAKKHHIAKKLLLEPDMEVLEIGCGWGGMALTLAQDYDVHVLGVTLSEEQHRIATDRAVRAGLSDRVRFQLMDYRDVTGQFDRVVSIGMFEHVGVPHYREYFRNVRDRLTDDGVALIHTIGRAYPPGHTSPWIQKYIFPGGYCPSLSEMSAAVEKEDLYPTDIEVWRLHYAETLRHWHDRFTARQAEAEALYDARFCRMWRYYLKAAETTFRHNRQCVFQFQMARRQEAVPLTRDYMQDRPARHREAAE, encoded by the coding sequence ATGTGGGACCGGATTCTTGACCGAATGCTGCGGGATTTCGTCCAGCGGGGCGCGCTGGCCCTCACCTTTCCCGACGGCACCCGCAAGGTCTATGGCGATGCCGCGCGCGCGCCCGTTGAGCTGACGCTGAACGACCCGTCCCTGCCGCGCCGCCTTGTCCTGAACACCGATCTGGCGGTGGGCGAGGGCTACATGGACGGCACCCTGACCATCGCGCAGGATGATTTGGAGGGGTTCCTGTCCCTTGCCACCGCCAATGCGGCGCGCTCCGACAATGTCTGGTGGCGGGCGATCTCGGCCCGCATCCACACCGCGCGCCGGGTCTTCGACCAATGGAACCCCGCCCACAAGGCGCGGCAGAACGTGGCCCACCATTACGACCTGTCCTCCGATCTCTATGACCTCTTCCTGGACGAGGACCGGCAATATTCCTGCGCCTATTTCCGCGACCCCTCCATGACGCTCGACCAGGCGCAGGCGGCCAAGAAGCACCACATCGCCAAGAAGCTCCTGTTGGAGCCGGACATGGAGGTGCTGGAGATCGGCTGCGGCTGGGGCGGTATGGCCCTGACGCTCGCGCAGGATTACGACGTCCATGTGCTTGGCGTGACCTTGTCGGAGGAACAGCACCGCATCGCCACCGACCGGGCCGTGCGCGCCGGTCTGTCCGACCGGGTGCGCTTCCAGCTGATGGATTACCGGGACGTGACGGGCCAGTTCGACCGCGTCGTATCCATCGGCATGTTCGAGCATGTGGGCGTGCCCCATTACCGCGAATATTTCCGCAATGTGCGCGACCGGCTGACCGACGATGGCGTGGCGCTGATCCACACGATCGGGCGCGCCTACCCGCCCGGCCACACGTCGCCCTGGATCCAGAAATACATCTTCCCCGGCGGCTATTGCCCGTCGCTGTCGGAAATGTCAGCCGCGGTGGAGAAGGAGGATCTCTACCCCACCGATATCGAGGTCTGGCGCCTGCACTACGCCGAAACTCTGCGCCACTGGCACGACCGCTTCACCGCGCGCCAGGCAGAGGCGGAGGCGCTTTACGATGCCCGGTTCTGCCGCATGTGGCGGTACTACCTGAAAGCGGCGGAAACCACGTTCCGCCACAACCGCCAATGCGTGTTCCAGTTCCAGATGGCCCGCCGGCAGGAGGCCGTGCCGCTGACCCGCGATTACATGCAGGACCGACCCGCACGGCACCGCGAGGCTGCGGAATAG
- a CDS encoding protein-L-isoaspartate(D-aspartate) O-methyltransferase, whose translation MTDPAGITPEQKMQFLFQLRQKGVMDSRVLTAMEKTDRGAFVRGHFATRAYEDMPLPISSGQTISQPSVVGLMTQALDVQPRDTVLEIGTGSGYQAAILSQLARRVYTIDRHRNLTREAEVVFTRLGLVNVTVLTRDGSFGLPDQGPFDRILVTAAAEDPPGPLMQQLKVGGVMVVPVGQSDTVQSLIKVTRNDAGFDYEEIMPVRFVPLMEGIARD comes from the coding sequence ATGACCGACCCGGCGGGCATCACACCGGAACAGAAGATGCAATTCCTGTTCCAGCTTCGCCAGAAGGGCGTGATGGACAGCCGCGTGTTGACCGCCATGGAAAAAACCGACCGGGGCGCTTTCGTGCGCGGCCATTTCGCCACCCGCGCCTACGAGGATATGCCGCTTCCGATTTCCTCGGGGCAGACGATCAGCCAGCCCTCCGTTGTGGGGCTGATGACCCAGGCGCTCGACGTGCAGCCCCGCGACACGGTGCTGGAGATCGGGACAGGCTCCGGCTACCAAGCCGCGATCCTCAGCCAGCTCGCCCGCCGCGTCTACACCATCGACCGCCATCGCAACCTCACGCGGGAGGCGGAGGTCGTGTTCACCCGGCTCGGCCTTGTCAATGTCACCGTGCTGACCCGCGACGGCTCCTTCGGGCTGCCCGATCAGGGGCCCTTCGACCGTATTCTCGTGACCGCCGCCGCAGAGGATCCGCCAGGCCCGCTGATGCAGCAGCTCAAGGTCGGCGGCGTGATGGTCGTGCCCGTGGGCCAATCCGACACTGTGCAATCGCTCATCAAGGTCACGCGCAACGACGCCGGCTTCGATTACGAAGAGATCATGCCGGTGCGCTTCGTGCCATTGATGGAGGGCATCGCCCGCGATTGA
- a CDS encoding outer membrane protein, producing MSLAFTAPASAQDWSGGYAGLSFSSVNTLSEGFATSAPTTRWSGDDDTGVASIFAGYNWQLSDRDVVGVELDVALSEFGATGGVIGNPIQTLTETYSNAAALRLRYGYAVGNALPYLAVGLTSADAELVSGGSLTVSSRTRNLVGTNVALGLDYLVGNRHQLRLELRHTQFDDESYPGNFAVVPVTSDQNSYSEVRLGYAFRF from the coding sequence TTGTCCCTTGCCTTTACCGCACCGGCATCCGCGCAGGACTGGTCCGGCGGTTATGCCGGTCTGTCCTTCTCATCCGTCAATACACTCTCGGAAGGGTTTGCCACTTCTGCGCCAACCACAAGGTGGTCCGGTGATGATGACACGGGCGTCGCGTCGATCTTCGCGGGCTACAATTGGCAATTGTCCGACCGCGACGTTGTCGGGGTGGAGCTGGACGTTGCCCTTTCTGAGTTCGGGGCGACGGGAGGCGTGATTGGCAATCCGATCCAGACCCTGACCGAAACCTATTCGAACGCCGCTGCCCTGCGCCTTCGCTACGGTTACGCCGTTGGCAACGCCCTGCCCTATCTCGCGGTTGGCCTGACATCGGCCGATGCGGAACTGGTGAGCGGCGGCTCCTTAACGGTCTCATCGCGCACGCGAAATCTTGTGGGCACCAACGTTGCACTGGGGCTCGACTATCTGGTCGGCAACCGTCACCAGCTGCGGCTCGAATTGCGCCACACCCAGTTTGACGATGAATCCTATCCCGGCAATTTCGCCGTTGTACCCGTCACCTCGGATCAGAACAGCTATTCCGAGGTTCGCCTCGGCTACGCCTTCCGCTTCTGA
- a CDS encoding tryptophan-rich sensory protein, with product MTYMHVPPQTDAERDRARLWAILCLVAAVAFAIVPFFANPFSGFEPGQFPVPVDTPPIQPAGWAFSIWGVIYVWLIASTGYGLFQRADDARWAPHRPWAFASLAVGAAWIPVANASPVWATILILVMLVTALVAMAKAPVVERGWARWPLGLYAGWLTAASFVSLTNLAAGYGLASAELASWIALPLAVLTAAAITLRHWTPTYPAAAAWAAIGIAFANWPSGFAWGAATGAVLLAALVSLALARKL from the coding sequence ATGACCTACATGCACGTTCCTCCGCAAACCGATGCCGAACGCGACCGCGCGCGCCTTTGGGCCATCTTGTGCCTTGTCGCGGCCGTCGCCTTCGCCATCGTCCCCTTCTTCGCAAACCCGTTTTCCGGGTTCGAACCGGGGCAGTTCCCGGTCCCCGTCGATACTCCGCCGATCCAGCCCGCCGGTTGGGCCTTTTCCATTTGGGGCGTGATCTATGTCTGGCTGATCGCGTCGACCGGCTACGGCCTGTTCCAGCGTGCGGACGACGCGCGGTGGGCGCCGCACCGGCCCTGGGCATTCGCGTCGCTTGCTGTAGGGGCGGCCTGGATACCCGTTGCCAACGCCTCCCCCGTCTGGGCCACGATCCTGATCCTCGTGATGCTTGTCACCGCGCTGGTTGCGATGGCCAAGGCCCCGGTGGTGGAGCGGGGGTGGGCGCGCTGGCCGCTCGGCCTCTACGCGGGCTGGCTGACGGCGGCGTCCTTCGTGTCGCTGACGAATTTGGCCGCCGGTTACGGTCTCGCATCGGCGGAGCTTGCCAGCTGGATCGCCCTGCCCCTCGCGGTGCTGACCGCCGCGGCGATCACGTTGCGGCACTGGACACCGACCTACCCCGCCGCCGCGGCGTGGGCCGCGATCGGTATCGCCTTCGCCAACTGGCCCTCCGGCTTTGCATGGGGTGCGGCGACCGGCGCGGTGCTTCTGGCGGCCCTCGTCTCGCTGGCCCTGGCGCGCAAGCTCTGA